Genomic DNA from Roseburia intestinalis L1-82:
ATAGGTGCGCCAGTCTTCGATTGGAAGCAGTGTTCCGATATAAACAGATAATCCCAGGGCATGTGCCTGATCAACGTACCATTTGAGACCGTCTATGAGCTCTTCTGCAGTTGGAAGATCACTCATGGGGCGGAATGGATTGATGTCGCATCCGACCGGGTGAATGATGTCATTGATCCCCTGCTGGATAATGATGGTGTCTGCGCCGGAAGTTGGTATTTCATGTGAAAAACGGTTACTTCCCTTTAAACCGTACGAATCATAGGTAATACAGTCATACTGGCGGAGAATTCTGGTACCGCTCGCAGCACGGCGTATAACGGAAGTATGTTTTTTCCCTTCCCGTAACAGCCGGAGCATCAGTTCGTCCGGCCATGCCTGCGCGGTGATGGAGTCGCCATAGCAGATCACGGCATGATTGTCCGGAGATGTCAAAATATCAATGTTACTCAGAAAATAAAACCAGTTTGTCGTTTTGCTTGTATCAAGGGGAAGCCTGCCGGCAGAAGTCTGATCTCCCAGTGAAAAAAATCCTTTTGAGAGAGGGCCTGTGATCAGAACTGCTGACTGCATCAGGGTAAAATCCGCAAAATAAAGGTTGACACAGAGAGTCTGGCCTGCCTGGACCTGAAAGAAAATGTCATCACTTATGATGCGCTCGTGTGCGGCGATCGTCACGGAAGAATTCCCGGAAAAAGTAATCTGTGCTGTTGCAGATTCCTGCATGGGACAGGAAAGATTTATTTTTCTTGTAATGTCATCGCAATTAAAATCACAGTCTGCGATGGAGACAGTTGCTTTCGTGATGGAAACAGGTTCACTGCCGCAGTAATTATCAAAGGTAAATCTTAAAGCAGTTCCATCAAACGGCGCATAGACCGGATAGCGGAGTGTGATATCTTTTGCATAGCTCTCAGGGCGGTGTTCTGCGATTGAAACTGCATTTCCCCACATGGAACACCATGTCTGGTTTTTATTTATTGTTGTATTCATCGGGTTCTCCATTTCTGCCAGAAATTTTTGGATTCATAGGAAAATGTGTCCTGTGAATTTTGTATCAGTATACATCCTTTTAGAGGGAGGGTAAAGTGAAACATGAATTTTCCTTGACTTCACCACTGTATCATGTTATTATCACAAACAGAGTGAACAAAGCGTTCATGAAGGGGTACACCACCGCGGGTGTATTCTTTCGTGAACGCTTTTTTTATTACACCGTAAAATTAAAAGGAGAAAAATCCTCCCCTCGTCCAAAGGGACTTGGATTTTACTCCGTAAAATTAAAGGAGGATGTATGGAAATCAACGGAAAGCACACAAAGTTGCCGGAGGGAACAACGATACTTGATTATTTAGAGCAGAATCACTATGTGTTAGCGCAGATTGCAGTCGAGCACAACTATGTAATTTTGGACAAAGAAGATTATGCAAAAGTTGTTTTGAAGGATGACGACATTTTAGAGATTGTCAGTTTCATGGGCGGCGGTTGTTAAATGCCGGAAAAAGAGAAATAAAAAAACCAGAGAAAAGCAGAAAAACAGAGAAAAGTAAAAAAAGAGAAAAGCAGAAAAGAGGAAAAAAAGATGAGCGAAATAACAAAAGATACATGGAAATTAGGAGAGCATGAGTTTTCTTCCAGATTTATATTGGGTTCCGGAAAATATTCCTTAGAACTGATCGATGCAGCAGTGAAAGAGGCAAAGGCGGAGATCGTGACGATGGCGCTGCGCCGCGCAAATGAGGGTGGTGTGGCTAATATCTTAGATTACATCCCAAAAAATGTGACACTGCTTCCAAATACATCAGGGGCGCGCAATGCGGAGGAGGCAGTTCGTATAGCAAGATTGTCAAGACAGATCAGCGGAAGTGATTTTGTAAAAATTGAGGTCATTCATGATTCGAAATATCTGCTTCCGGACAATTATGAAACAGCAAAAGCGGTAGAAGTATTAGCAAAAGAAGGATTTGTCGTGATGCCGTATATGTACCCGGATCTCAATGCGGCGCGTGATATGCAGAATGCCGGTGCAGCATGTATTATGCCGCTTGCAGCACCGATCGGTTCTAACCGAGGTGTCTGTACAAAAGATTTTATCCAGATACTGATCGATGAGATCGACCTGCCGATCATCGTGGATGCCGGTATCGGAAAGCCGTCACAGGCATGTGAAGTCATGGAGATGGGAGCTGCTGCAGTCATGGCAAATACCGCAATCGCGACGGCTGGTGATATCCCGGCGATGGCAGCTGCTTTCCGTGAAGCGATCGAAGCCGGAAGAAAGGCATACCTCTCAGGCTGTGGACGTGTCAAAATGGGAGGGGCAAGCGCATCCTCGCCGCTGACAGGATTCCTCTCTGAATAATTCAGAAGATCAGAGCGTTAAATATGAGAGTAGAACAAAAATCAGTTTTAGGAAATTTTGGAATCGGAAAATATAATACATTTTTATGATCTGATTTGAATGGAAATTGAGTATAAAAAATTTCGGGTTCAGAATAAGCACAGGGGAAAAAATCATGGAACACATCAATGAAAGTATATTAAGCGAAGAAATAAAGGAACATCAGAAAGAGGCAAGGATCGACCATATGGTATATCTGCCAGGCATGGAGGCATTAAAATCGGATATCACAAAACAGGTGGTTGAAGCAATGGAGGCATACGATTACGACAGCTATACAGCAGAAGATGTAAGATGTGCCTTGGCAAAAAGAAACCGCACACCGGAAGATTTTGCAGCGCTGCTGTCGCCGGCGGCAGAACCGTTTATCGAAGAGATGGCACAGTGTGCAAAAGTGGAAAAAGAAAATCATTTTGGCAATTCGGTCTGTTTTTTTACGCCGCTCTATATCGCCAATTATTGTGAAAATTATTGTATCTACTGCGGGTTTAACTGTCATAACCGTATCCGCAGGGCAAAATTAAATGCAGAGGAAATCGAAGCGGAAATGGCGGAGATCGCAAAATCCGGTCTACAGGAGATCTTGATCCTGACAGGCGAAAGTCGGAAAATGTCAGATGTGGAATATATAGGAGAAGCGTGTAAGATCGCGCGGAAATATTTTAAAGTAATTGGTCTTGAAGTTTATCCGATGAATTCGGAGGAATATGCGTATTTGCATGAATGCGGCGCGGATTATGTAACAGTTTTTCAGGAAACATACAATTCAGACAAATATGAGACACTTCATCTGGCAGGACATAAACGTATTTTTCCTTATCGTATGGAGGCACAGGAACGTGCGATCCGCGGCGGTATGAGAGGCGTTGGTTTTGCTGCTTTACTGGGACTTGATGATTTCAGAAAAGATGCATTTGCAACAGGAATGCATGCTTATCTGTTACAGAGAAAATATCCACATGCAGAGATTGCTTTTTCCTGTCCGAGGCTTCGCCCGATCATCAACAATGATAAGATCAATCCGATGGATGTGCATGAAAAACAACTTTTGCAG
This window encodes:
- a CDS encoding GDSL-type esterase/lipase family protein, which translates into the protein MENPMNTTINKNQTWCSMWGNAVSIAEHRPESYAKDITLRYPVYAPFDGTALRFTFDNYCGSEPVSITKATVSIADCDFNCDDITRKINLSCPMQESATAQITFSGNSSVTIAAHERIISDDIFFQVQAGQTLCVNLYFADFTLMQSAVLITGPLSKGFFSLGDQTSAGRLPLDTSKTTNWFYFLSNIDILTSPDNHAVICYGDSITAQAWPDELMLRLLREGKKHTSVIRRAASGTRILRQYDCITYDSYGLKGSNRFSHEIPTSGADTIIIQQGINDIIHPVGCDINPFRPMSDLPTAEELIDGLKWYVDQAHALGLSVYIGTLLPIEDWRTYAPFREELKNQVNEWIRLTDGFEGCIDFDLAVQDPDHPAAFKAGYDSGDHLHPSSAGYKAMADAVPKSFLY
- the thiS gene encoding sulfur carrier protein ThiS encodes the protein MEINGKHTKLPEGTTILDYLEQNHYVLAQIAVEHNYVILDKEDYAKVVLKDDDILEIVSFMGGGC
- a CDS encoding thiazole synthase; the encoded protein is MSEITKDTWKLGEHEFSSRFILGSGKYSLELIDAAVKEAKAEIVTMALRRANEGGVANILDYIPKNVTLLPNTSGARNAEEAVRIARLSRQISGSDFVKIEVIHDSKYLLPDNYETAKAVEVLAKEGFVVMPYMYPDLNAARDMQNAGAACIMPLAAPIGSNRGVCTKDFIQILIDEIDLPIIVDAGIGKPSQACEVMEMGAAAVMANTAIATAGDIPAMAAAFREAIEAGRKAYLSGCGRVKMGGASASSPLTGFLSE
- the thiH gene encoding 2-iminoacetate synthase ThiH; the encoded protein is MEHINESILSEEIKEHQKEARIDHMVYLPGMEALKSDITKQVVEAMEAYDYDSYTAEDVRCALAKRNRTPEDFAALLSPAAEPFIEEMAQCAKVEKENHFGNSVCFFTPLYIANYCENYCIYCGFNCHNRIRRAKLNAEEIEAEMAEIAKSGLQEILILTGESRKMSDVEYIGEACKIARKYFKVIGLEVYPMNSEEYAYLHECGADYVTVFQETYNSDKYETLHLAGHKRIFPYRMEAQERAIRGGMRGVGFAALLGLDDFRKDAFATGMHAYLLQRKYPHAEIAFSCPRLRPIINNDKINPMDVHEKQLLQVVTAYRLFMPYASITVSTRECARVRDSLMEIAATKISAGVSTGIGSHAKGLEDQGDEQFEISDGRTVKQVYDALLEEGLQPVMSDYIYV